GCAGGCGAATTCAAACATGACATCGAAGTAGTCGCTGGCAAAGAACAGGTGGGACTGTCCGTCAACATTCCAGTCGTAGCCCAGCCAGTGAACGGCGTCGATGATGGCATCGACGTAGGCCTGCTCCTCTTTCTCCGGGTTGGTGTCATCGAACCTCAGGTGACAGATGCCATCGTACTCTTTTGCGAGTCCGAAATTCAGCCAGATGCTTTTAGCGTGGCCGATATGTAAAAATCCGTTCGGTTCTGGCGGAAACCGCGTCCGAATCCTGGCGCCATCAGGTGGGGCTTCAAGTAGCGATTGCGCAGTTGCGGGCGGACGCTGCCAGCGTTTGCCTGCAAACTTGTTGTTTCGCAGGTCTGCATCGATGGCTTGACGCAAAAAATTGGATGTGGAAGGTGCCACTTCAGGAACAGTCATGGAAGGTTTGCTTTCTCTTGTGTCAAGTGAACATGAAACATAAAGTCACATTTTGCCATGACACGTCTACACTTACGCCTATATGGAAAGTATGCGCCTATTCTTTGCCCAGACCCAGCTGGGTCTGCTGAGCGGATTTCTGCACGCGTTTGCAGTGCTGGCACTCGGCCTGATCTGGATGCTGTTCTTCTGGGACCTCTATGCAAGAGGGAAAGACTCTGATGCGTTCCGGTTCTGGTTGCGCGTGTTCGCCTTGACAGCCTACAGCGCACTGGCCCTGGGCCTGGTGACGCTGGTTCAGAGTGGGCTGGTCCTGCCGCTGGCGATCGAGCGCATGGGAAATGTACTGGGTCCGCTGCTGCTGGGCGTCGTTCTTGTGACCTTTGCCATCCGTTCCACTACATTTGGCGTGATGCTCTACAGCCGGCATCGTGTCACGCAGGGGGTGTTCAGAGTCAGTTTGTTCGTCACGGCCATCGGGCTGAGTGTCGTGGTGATGGGTATCTCGGTGCTGGAGAGCTGGATGCGGGCGCCTGCCGGTGCGGCATTGCTTGATGGGCAGTTCCGGATTCTGGATTGGTTCGAGGTGATATCCAATCCGCAATTGCCTTTGCAGCTGGTCGTAGTCGGCCTGACGACAGTGCTGATGCTTTCCAGTGTGGTTGTTTCAAGCTGGGCCCTGCAAATGAACACGGCCGGCGAGGCTGGCAAGCCTGCTGGTGCGATCCGGCTGTCGGTCTGGATCGGGTTGCTGTGCACGCTGGCCGTGCTGCCGCTTTGGGAATATATTCTTTCCGGACCTTCAGGGGATTTGTCGAACGTGATCAGATTACTGGCAGGTGAAACCGATGTCGAGCCACACGAAAGCGCGTTTGTCCAGGTCGGCCGAGCCTTGCTGATCATCTGGCCGTTACACCTGCTGGCGCTTCTGGTTGCGCTGTCCCAGATGTACGCCGGGCGCCCGCAGCCACAGCCCACCGGACTTGGGCGAGTGACACTGCTTGGTGCGATCTCAGGCCCCCTGATGTGTCTGGGGCTCTGGCTGCTTCTGTATCTCGGCAAAGGGGCAGATATGGTGGTGGGACAGCTGTTGTTCGCCGATCTCGTCACCCCGGTTCAGACCCAGTATCTCTTTCTGGGGCTTCTGATGAGTAGTGTGCTGGTCGTGGTGGTCATGTACGGATGGATGCGTCTGACTTATCAGGCGCTGGCCTCAGGGGTGGTGACGGTGCACAGGCCAAAGGCGGTGCTCTCATGATCGAGTCCTTATCTGCCTCGACCGGTCTGCTCGCCAGTGATCCGATGTTCTGGATGCCTCTGGCACTGTACGTACTGGTTCTGTTTCTTCTGGCTGGACTGGTCGTGCTCGATGGGTTTGACATGGGGTGTGGGCTGCTGATGCCCTGGATCAAACCGGTCGCGCGCAGCCGTGTGCTCGATGCGCTGACTGCCTGGCGGGGTGCCAACGAATCCTGGGTGTTACTGCTGTTCGCGGTTTTCATGTCAGCGTTTCCTATAGGCTGGGAGCCGATGCTGTCCGAGATGTTCGTGCCGGTGATGTTGCTGGTGACGGGGTCGGCACTGCGAAGCCTGGCATTCGAATTTCGCGCACGTGCATCGATGGGTCAGCAGGAATTCTGGAACATGCTGTTTAGCTTTGGGGCACACTGCAGCGTCGCGGGGCTGGGCTTGTGGCTGGCGAAGTATGTGAACGGTCCGGATCAGGATATGAGTGACTGGGCGTTTGTTGTGTTGGTGGTGATCGCAGTGGCTGCAAACGCCATTGTGCTGGCAACGAGCTGGATGCTGACCTGGTCCAATGGTGTCATCAGACATTTTTCAGCGCGTGTCGGCGTTGCGACAGTCAGGTGGGTTGCCGCAGGCATGGTGGCGGTCTCGTTGGTGCTGGCCCTGACCAATCCGGCCATCTATTACCGCTGGACCCATGTTGAAACCCTGCACATCGCATCTGTCGCCTGGGTGTTGATGTTGACCGGGTTTGTTGTGCTCGACCGGCAGTTAAGAGGCGTGGCGACCAGTCCCCAGGCGAAAATCTGGTGGAGTCCGCTGGTGATTGCAGCATGTCTGAATCTGCTCATGCTTGGTGGTCTGGCCTACAGTTATTTTCCGTTCCTGGTTCTCGACAACCTGACCGTCTGGGATGCTGCTGCCTCTAGAGAGTCTCTACGCTGGGTGATGGCCGGGGTTGTGGTTTGTGCACCGATCTTGCTCGTCTTCAACGTGCTGGGGTACTGGCGTCTTTTCCGGTTCAAGCCCGTGCGGTTCGATTGATGACTGCGCCGGTCGTTGATCAGAATATTGAGGATCCCGCCAGCCGCGTTCTATCGCAGGTGTTCGGACACGTGTCTTTCAGAGGTCCGCAACAGACTGTCATTGAACACGTGATTGCGGGGTTTGACGCACTCGTGCTGATGCCGACAGGTGGTGGCAAGTCGCTTTGCTATCAGGTCCCGGCCCTGGTGCTCGACGGGGTGGCGGTTGTTGTCAGCCCGCTGATTGCACTTATGCACCAGCAAGTCGAACATTTGCTTCGACTTGGGGTGCCAGCGGCGAGTCTGGATTCGTCCCAGTCAGGTCAGGACAATTTCCAGACAGAGCAGGCACTCCTGAGAGGAGATGTCAAGATTCTGTATGTGTCGCCAGAGCGGCTTTCCGGTCAGCGGCTGCCCGGCTTGCTGGATAGGGTACAGTTGTCACTGTTTGCCATTGATGAGGCGCACTGTGTGTCGCAATGGGGGCATGACTTCAGGCCAGAGTACATGACGCTGTCGATGCTGGGTCGGCGCTGGCCTGATGTGCCGCGTCTGGCACTCACGGCAAGTGCAACCGAGGCGACAGCACAGGAGATCATCGCGCGTCTCGGTTTGCCTGAAGCAAGGGTATTCAGGACCAGCTTTGATCGTCCCAATCTGGATTACCGGATTGTCGCCAAGGACGACGTGCGTCGTCAGCTGGTTCGCTTCATTCAGGAGATCAACCACACCGGGCACGATCCGGCCAGCGGGATTGTCTACTGCGCCTCGCGTGCCCGCACCGAACAGATAGCAAGCTGGTTACGGGATTCAGGACTGACTGCCCTGGCCTACCATGCGGGGCTGGACAACGCAGACCGACAGACCCGCCAGCGCCAGTTCATATCTCAGCCAGGATGTGTGATGGTGGCGACCATCGCGTTTGGAATGGGCATCGACAAGCCTGATGTACGGTTCGTGGCGCACGTCGATGTTCCGCGTTCGATGGAGGGGTATTTCCAGGAAACAGGGCGCGCAGGGCGTGACGGGCAGGCCGCAGTCGCCTGGATGTGCTGGGGGCTTGACGATGTGGCAAGGGCCAGTCGCCCGTCCGATCAGCAGCAAAGTCAGCAGCGGCTACTCGTCCAGCAGCAGGCTTATGAAGAGATGCTGGCGTTCTGTGCCAGCAGTACCTGCAGGCGCCAGACGCTACTGGCACACTTTGGCGAGGCTATTGCACCCTGTGGCCACTGTGACAACTGTCTCGCTGGATCGCCAGACATGGACGTCACGATCGCCGCCCAGAAGCTGCTTTCAGCTGTCTATCGGCTATGGCGTGAGCGCGGCCAGCGATTTGGTGCGAGTCATCTCATCGACATCCTGCGTGGGCGCAAGACGCGGCGGGTCGAGGAGTTCGATCATCGCACGCTTAGCGTCTTTGGTATCGGTTGCGACTGGAGTGTGCGACAGTGGCGACGCTTGCTGCTGCAACTGGTGGCCGAGCGGTTTCTGGTGATGGATGACGAAGGCTACCGCACGCTCGCCCTGACTGATGCCAGCGTGCCCGTGCTGAAATCTCAACGTAGAATTTTCATGCGTGCTGCAGA
This sequence is a window from Orrella marina. Protein-coding genes within it:
- a CDS encoding cytochrome ubiquinol oxidase subunit I; this encodes MRLFFAQTQLGLLSGFLHAFAVLALGLIWMLFFWDLYARGKDSDAFRFWLRVFALTAYSALALGLVTLVQSGLVLPLAIERMGNVLGPLLLGVVLVTFAIRSTTFGVMLYSRHRVTQGVFRVSLFVTAIGLSVVVMGISVLESWMRAPAGAALLDGQFRILDWFEVISNPQLPLQLVVVGLTTVLMLSSVVVSSWALQMNTAGEAGKPAGAIRLSVWIGLLCTLAVLPLWEYILSGPSGDLSNVIRLLAGETDVEPHESAFVQVGRALLIIWPLHLLALLVALSQMYAGRPQPQPTGLGRVTLLGAISGPLMCLGLWLLLYLGKGADMVVGQLLFADLVTPVQTQYLFLGLLMSSVLVVVVMYGWMRLTYQALASGVVTVHRPKAVLS
- a CDS encoding cytochrome d ubiquinol oxidase subunit II gives rise to the protein MIESLSASTGLLASDPMFWMPLALYVLVLFLLAGLVVLDGFDMGCGLLMPWIKPVARSRVLDALTAWRGANESWVLLLFAVFMSAFPIGWEPMLSEMFVPVMLLVTGSALRSLAFEFRARASMGQQEFWNMLFSFGAHCSVAGLGLWLAKYVNGPDQDMSDWAFVVLVVIAVAANAIVLATSWMLTWSNGVIRHFSARVGVATVRWVAAGMVAVSLVLALTNPAIYYRWTHVETLHIASVAWVLMLTGFVVLDRQLRGVATSPQAKIWWSPLVIAACLNLLMLGGLAYSYFPFLVLDNLTVWDAAASRESLRWVMAGVVVCAPILLVFNVLGYWRLFRFKPVRFD
- a CDS encoding RecQ family ATP-dependent DNA helicase, translated to MTAPVVDQNIEDPASRVLSQVFGHVSFRGPQQTVIEHVIAGFDALVLMPTGGGKSLCYQVPALVLDGVAVVVSPLIALMHQQVEHLLRLGVPAASLDSSQSGQDNFQTEQALLRGDVKILYVSPERLSGQRLPGLLDRVQLSLFAIDEAHCVSQWGHDFRPEYMTLSMLGRRWPDVPRLALTASATEATAQEIIARLGLPEARVFRTSFDRPNLDYRIVAKDDVRRQLVRFIQEINHTGHDPASGIVYCASRARTEQIASWLRDSGLTALAYHAGLDNADRQTRQRQFISQPGCVMVATIAFGMGIDKPDVRFVAHVDVPRSMEGYFQETGRAGRDGQAAVAWMCWGLDDVARASRPSDQQQSQQRLLVQQQAYEEMLAFCASSTCRRQTLLAHFGEAIAPCGHCDNCLAGSPDMDVTIAAQKLLSAVYRLWRERGQRFGASHLIDILRGRKTRRVEEFDHRTLSVFGIGCDWSVRQWRRLLLQLVAERFLVMDDEGYRTLALTDASVPVLKSQRRIFMRAADLGG